A region from the Mycolicibacterium litorale genome encodes:
- a CDS encoding DUF7455 domain-containing protein, with protein MTATLTSPELTRADRCDRCGAAARVRAKLPSGAELLFCQHHANEHEAKLVELAAVLEVSPIDA; from the coding sequence ATGACCGCAACTCTGACCAGTCCAGAACTCACCCGGGCTGATCGCTGCGATCGCTGTGGTGCCGCGGCGCGTGTGCGCGCCAAGCTGCCCTCCGGCGCGGAACTGCTGTTCTGCCAGCACCATGCCAACGAGCACGAGGCGAAGCTGGTCGAACTCGCGGCCGTACTCGAAGTCAGCCCCATCGACGCCTGA
- a CDS encoding DUF952 domain-containing protein yields the protein MYPHSARKPPDLVHLCSAAEWQAISADGEHRPESLASAGYVHLSTPAQVHLPANRLFAGRTDLVLLHIDPDRLSDPVLWEPGLPTDPEAMVFPHLYGPLPAAAVRAVTPYRPGPDGTFAPLDQSPPAPPR from the coding sequence ATGTACCCACATTCGGCTCGTAAACCACCTGACCTGGTGCACTTGTGCAGTGCCGCCGAATGGCAGGCGATTTCAGCCGATGGCGAACATCGTCCGGAGTCGCTCGCGAGCGCCGGTTACGTCCATCTGTCGACACCGGCGCAGGTGCACCTGCCGGCCAACCGACTCTTCGCCGGCCGCACCGATCTGGTGCTGCTCCACATCGATCCGGACCGATTGTCGGACCCGGTTCTCTGGGAGCCCGGTCTTCCAACGGATCCCGAGGCGATGGTGTTCCCGCACCTGTACGGTCCGCTGCCCGCGGCGGCGGTGAGAGCTGTCACACCGTATCGGCCGGGTCCGGACGGCACCTTCGCACCGCTCGATCAGTCGCCGCCCGCCCCGCCGAGGTGA
- a CDS encoding RidA family protein yields MISSGSEYEALVGYSRVIRVGDQVMVAGTTGAGDDIVEQTRDALRRIESALAQAGASLSDVVRTRMYVTDISRWREVGAVHEEVFGTIRPVSTMVEVSALITPGLYVEIEADAHLGGAGGD; encoded by the coding sequence GTGATCAGTTCCGGTTCCGAATACGAAGCGCTCGTCGGTTATTCGCGGGTGATCCGCGTCGGCGACCAGGTCATGGTGGCGGGCACCACCGGCGCCGGGGACGACATCGTCGAGCAGACCCGAGATGCATTGCGGCGCATAGAATCCGCGCTCGCACAGGCGGGCGCGTCCCTGTCGGACGTGGTGCGTACCCGGATGTACGTCACTGACATCTCACGCTGGCGCGAGGTCGGCGCCGTGCACGAGGAGGTGTTCGGCACCATCCGGCCGGTCTCGACGATGGTCGAGGTGTCGGCCTTGATCACCCCCGGCCTCTACGTCGAGATCGAGGCCGACGCTCACCTCGGCGGGGCGGGCGGCGACTGA
- a CDS encoding HpcH/HpaI aldolase/citrate lyase family protein, with translation MIDIDTAGTLLFVPGDRPDRFRKAVDSGADLVVIDLEDAVPPAGKDAARRNVGRWLDAGHRCAVRINAFDTVEGDADLQWLTGRDCPVMLPKAEDARRIVERLGDHAVLALIETASGVLNAATVAAATPVRRLAFGSFDLAAHLGVAPEDRAALAAARSMLVLASAAAGLAPPLDGVTAAVTDNAALTEDIRYAVQLGFGGKLCVHPAQVPAAAAALAPSAADVAWAQRVIESEGSAVSVIDGRMVDKPVFDRARRILTAAPGHASPPLP, from the coding sequence ATGATTGACATCGATACCGCCGGCACTCTGCTTTTCGTGCCGGGTGATCGGCCGGATCGCTTCCGGAAGGCCGTGGACAGCGGGGCCGATCTCGTCGTCATCGACCTCGAGGATGCGGTGCCACCGGCCGGCAAGGATGCCGCCCGCCGCAACGTCGGCCGGTGGCTGGATGCCGGACACCGCTGTGCAGTGCGGATCAACGCCTTCGACACCGTCGAAGGCGACGCCGACCTGCAGTGGCTGACGGGCCGCGACTGCCCGGTGATGTTGCCGAAAGCCGAGGATGCACGCCGCATCGTCGAGCGGCTCGGTGACCACGCGGTGCTGGCACTGATCGAGACAGCGAGCGGAGTGCTCAACGCCGCCACCGTCGCCGCGGCCACGCCCGTCCGCCGCCTGGCCTTCGGCAGCTTCGACCTCGCAGCGCACCTAGGGGTCGCCCCGGAGGATCGCGCCGCGCTGGCCGCAGCCCGAAGCATGCTGGTGCTGGCGTCGGCGGCCGCGGGCCTGGCCCCTCCCCTCGACGGCGTCACCGCCGCCGTCACCGACAATGCCGCGCTGACCGAGGACATCCGCTACGCCGTCCAACTGGGCTTCGGCGGCAAGCTGTGCGTTCATCCGGCACAGGTGCCCGCCGCCGCCGCTGCCCTGGCGCCGAGCGCCGCCGACGTGGCCTGGGCGCAACGTGTGATCGAGAGCGAGGGTAGTGCCGTCAGCGTGATCGACGGACGCATGGTCGACAAGCCGGTGTTCGACCGGGCGCGCCGAATACTGACCGCGGCGCCTGGCCACGCTTCCCCTCCCCTACCCTGA
- a CDS encoding LysR substrate-binding domain-containing protein: protein MDITDLRYLIAVVDAGSLSRAAVALRISQPALSQRMTHLEDELGVRLLERGPRGVVATEAGQDFYRDAHRMVRQFDQLSRAVSDHRQIRGLVAVGLPSAVATQLAAPLYSWVRQQVPGVRLELFESMSGYIEELFDRGRMDLAVVYRDQPRERPGDIALYSEELYLVGDPGRPVASDTTIRLPELADVPLVAPGIRSSLRVMIEQALREHRISPTVVADVESLSTMVRIAQTGDACALLPLSSATAASVPIRHVIDPPLRRFAMVRTANELSAPREAVDAVCRGIAEVTRQLARAGKWQGICMTDHLEGQHD from the coding sequence GTGGACATCACCGATTTGCGGTACCTGATCGCGGTCGTCGACGCAGGCAGCCTGTCGCGGGCGGCGGTCGCCCTGCGGATCTCGCAGCCGGCGCTGAGCCAGCGGATGACGCACCTGGAGGACGAGCTCGGCGTCCGGCTCCTCGAACGCGGACCGCGCGGGGTGGTCGCCACCGAGGCCGGTCAGGACTTTTACCGGGACGCGCACCGCATGGTGCGGCAGTTCGACCAACTGTCGCGGGCGGTGTCCGATCATCGTCAGATCCGCGGGCTGGTGGCTGTCGGGCTGCCGTCCGCGGTCGCGACTCAGCTTGCCGCGCCGCTGTATTCGTGGGTCCGCCAGCAAGTTCCCGGGGTACGGCTCGAGTTGTTCGAGTCGATGAGCGGCTACATCGAGGAGCTCTTCGACCGTGGCCGAATGGACCTTGCAGTGGTCTACCGCGATCAGCCGCGCGAGCGCCCCGGCGACATCGCGCTGTACTCCGAGGAGCTCTATCTCGTCGGTGACCCTGGCCGTCCCGTCGCTTCCGACACCACGATTCGCCTGCCGGAACTCGCCGACGTACCGCTCGTCGCGCCAGGGATCCGGAGCAGCCTCCGAGTGATGATCGAGCAGGCGCTGCGCGAGCATCGGATCAGTCCGACGGTGGTGGCCGACGTCGAGTCGCTGAGCACGATGGTGCGGATCGCCCAGACCGGCGACGCGTGCGCGCTGCTGCCGTTGTCGAGCGCCACCGCGGCGTCGGTGCCGATACGGCACGTCATCGATCCCCCATTGCGTCGATTCGCGATGGTGCGCACCGCAAATGAGCTGTCCGCCCCGCGTGAAGCCGTCGACGCCGTCTGCCGGGGTATTGCCGAGGTCACCCGCCAGCTGGCGCGCGCCGGAAAGTGGCAGGGCATCTGCATGACCGATCACCTTGAAGGGCAACATGATTGA
- a CDS encoding CaiB/BaiF CoA transferase family protein has protein sequence MQPLRGITVVSLEQAIAAPYASRHLADLGARVIKLERPGAGDFARGYDTRVNGLSSHFVWTNRNKESLTVDFKDPRGAEIVRRLLDDADVFLQNLAPGATGRAGLGAAELQRTNPKLIVCDISGYGLGGPYETMKAYDLMVQSEAGLLSVTGTADDMAKVGISVSDIAAGMYAYSSILAALIERATTGRGAHLDVSMLEATVEWMGFPLYYSFDGAPPPPRAGAAHATIYPYGPFTAGDGTTVMMAIQNEREWAAFCDRFLGDASIATREEYRTNYQRNHHRETLAPIIADRFAQLSGHEAVAALAMVPVAYARVNTMSDVWAHPQLAARNRWRTVGTPAGDVPALRLPGLVDDDPRMEPVPALGEHTRPILQDLGFSGEEIDVLRTDGVV, from the coding sequence ATGCAACCCCTGCGCGGTATCACCGTCGTATCGCTGGAACAAGCCATCGCCGCCCCATATGCGAGCCGGCACCTGGCCGACCTCGGCGCCCGGGTCATCAAACTGGAACGACCGGGTGCCGGTGATTTCGCCCGCGGCTACGACACCCGGGTGAACGGTCTGAGCAGTCACTTCGTGTGGACCAACCGCAACAAGGAATCGCTGACCGTCGACTTCAAGGATCCGCGGGGAGCGGAGATCGTCCGGCGGCTGCTCGACGACGCCGATGTCTTCCTGCAGAACCTCGCCCCCGGCGCGACGGGTCGGGCGGGGCTCGGCGCCGCCGAACTGCAGCGGACCAATCCGAAGCTGATCGTTTGTGACATCTCCGGATACGGGCTCGGCGGACCATACGAGACGATGAAGGCCTACGACCTGATGGTGCAGAGCGAAGCCGGTCTGCTGTCGGTCACCGGCACGGCCGACGACATGGCCAAAGTCGGCATCTCGGTGTCCGACATCGCCGCTGGGATGTACGCATACAGCTCGATCCTCGCTGCGCTGATCGAACGCGCAACTACCGGTCGCGGCGCGCATCTCGATGTGTCGATGCTCGAAGCGACAGTGGAGTGGATGGGGTTTCCGCTCTACTACAGCTTCGACGGCGCCCCACCGCCGCCGCGGGCCGGGGCCGCGCACGCGACCATCTACCCCTACGGCCCGTTCACCGCCGGTGACGGCACGACCGTGATGATGGCCATCCAGAACGAGCGCGAGTGGGCGGCGTTCTGCGACCGCTTCCTCGGTGACGCGTCCATCGCCACGCGCGAGGAGTACCGAACCAACTACCAACGAAACCACCATCGCGAAACGCTCGCACCGATCATCGCCGACCGCTTCGCCCAACTCAGCGGGCACGAGGCGGTGGCCGCCCTGGCGATGGTCCCGGTCGCCTACGCACGGGTCAATACGATGAGTGACGTGTGGGCGCACCCTCAATTGGCCGCCCGGAACCGTTGGCGGACCGTCGGCACGCCTGCAGGAGACGTTCCGGCGCTGCGACTGCCCGGTCTGGTCGACGACGATCCGCGCATGGAGCCCGTACCCGCGTTGGGCGAGCACACCCGGCCGATCCTGCAAGACCTCGGGTTCTCCGGCGAGGAGATCGACGTGTTGCGCACCGACGGTGTCGTCTGA
- a CDS encoding GntP family permease, translating to MIVLHATIAIAAVVGLIIILKIDPVISLVVGSLYLGLASGLGLESTITAIIDGFGSIMAEVGLLIGFGVLIGALLYSMGALQRLVVLLIRALGPRRLPYAMAAALTTVFPSIYVDVQLVLAAPLARSAAPELGRNGLGLLAGALTAGILVGYVFVVPGLGTVSIAGLLDIPLATMLGYGLVIGTLTVLITVLLYSVLVRFGFWNPDKDEHASEALLEEEALAADMTDADEESGRRLPPLFLALLPVIVPLVMIAFGAIADAAGFSTSLIAFIGNPVFALFVGLLGAYVLAKVSLDRDRTDEAMTKGFNTMGQILLITGVGGSLGEVISSTDLQDVLGDLFSAEAGAPIIVSILLAWLIAAVLHLAIGSISVAAITASGIIGPVLGQLGAPVVIIGLAIGAGALFALQVNSNFFWMFQTLLGVTTRGALKALTFVTALASVVALPLIAGLSLVI from the coding sequence ATGATCGTCTTGCACGCGACCATCGCCATCGCCGCCGTGGTCGGACTGATCATCATTCTCAAGATCGATCCCGTCATCTCGCTCGTGGTGGGCTCGCTGTATCTGGGTCTGGCGTCCGGCCTCGGCCTGGAGTCCACCATCACGGCGATCATCGACGGATTCGGCAGCATCATGGCCGAAGTGGGCCTCCTGATCGGGTTCGGAGTGCTGATCGGGGCCCTGCTGTATTCCATGGGTGCACTACAACGGCTGGTGGTGTTGCTGATCCGCGCGCTCGGACCAAGGCGGTTGCCGTATGCGATGGCCGCCGCACTGACCACGGTCTTCCCGTCGATCTACGTCGACGTTCAGCTCGTGCTGGCTGCTCCTCTCGCCCGCTCGGCAGCACCGGAACTCGGTCGCAACGGGCTCGGTCTGCTGGCCGGCGCCCTGACCGCGGGGATCCTGGTCGGGTACGTCTTCGTCGTTCCGGGCCTCGGAACCGTGTCGATCGCCGGTCTGCTGGACATTCCGCTGGCGACGATGCTCGGCTACGGCTTGGTCATCGGCACCCTGACCGTGCTCATCACCGTTCTCCTCTACAGCGTGCTGGTGCGATTCGGTTTCTGGAACCCGGACAAGGACGAGCACGCCTCGGAAGCGCTACTCGAGGAGGAGGCACTGGCCGCTGACATGACGGACGCCGATGAGGAGTCCGGCCGGCGCCTGCCACCGCTGTTCCTCGCACTGCTTCCGGTGATCGTTCCGCTGGTGATGATCGCCTTCGGCGCGATCGCCGACGCCGCCGGCTTCTCCACGTCGCTGATCGCCTTCATCGGCAACCCGGTGTTCGCTCTGTTCGTGGGCCTGCTCGGCGCATACGTCCTCGCCAAGGTCAGTCTGGACCGCGACCGCACGGACGAGGCGATGACCAAGGGTTTCAACACCATGGGTCAGATTCTGCTGATCACCGGCGTGGGCGGATCGCTCGGCGAGGTGATTTCGTCGACCGACCTGCAGGACGTGCTGGGTGACCTGTTCTCCGCAGAAGCCGGCGCGCCGATCATCGTGAGCATCCTGCTCGCCTGGCTGATCGCGGCAGTGTTGCACCTGGCGATTGGGTCGATCTCCGTCGCGGCGATCACCGCGTCCGGCATCATCGGCCCAGTCCTTGGCCAACTCGGTGCACCGGTAGTCATCATCGGCCTGGCCATCGGCGCCGGAGCGCTGTTCGCACTGCAGGTGAACAGCAACTTCTTCTGGATGTTCCAGACCCTCCTCGGAGTCACCACGCGCGGTGCGCTCAAGGCGTTGACCTTCGTCACCGCCCTGGCATCCGTCGTCGCGCTACCCCTGATCGCCGGCCTGAGCCTTGTCATCTGA
- a CDS encoding methyltransferase, producing the protein MPTPPKVPPQRLVRAVDRIRAGLQRLHRSTAPGNIALLELGTGAWTTAALYTAARLGVADQLAAGPKHANDIAARIGADPDGVYRLLRALTSRGVFTQRADGSFALTRVGEALRSDAEGSLRDMVLFIGHPIRWADWGNLEHSVRTGRTAFSELHGRPFFDYLETDPEFAAVFNRAMTASSGLADEVALGAYDFTGFRLVVDVGGGHGSVLSTILRSAPQARGILYDLPAVVADAGPTFDAAGVADRASATGGSFMDSVPDGGDAYVMKNIIHDWSDEDAVRILRNIRTAIAPGGTLVLLEMVLPERANGFIGLMLDLEMLVTAGGRERTRAEYANLLSRTGFRITRVIDTVTPLSIVEAEPI; encoded by the coding sequence GTGCCGACGCCCCCGAAGGTGCCGCCGCAACGGCTGGTCCGCGCGGTCGACCGGATCCGCGCCGGCCTGCAGCGGCTGCACCGCTCGACCGCACCCGGCAACATCGCGCTGCTCGAACTGGGGACCGGCGCCTGGACCACCGCGGCGCTGTACACCGCCGCCCGGCTCGGGGTCGCCGACCAGCTGGCGGCGGGCCCGAAGCACGCCAACGACATCGCGGCGCGCATCGGCGCCGACCCCGACGGTGTCTACCGGCTCCTGCGGGCACTGACCAGTCGCGGGGTGTTCACCCAGCGCGCCGACGGGTCGTTCGCGCTCACCCGCGTCGGTGAGGCCCTTCGCTCGGACGCCGAGGGCTCGTTGCGGGACATGGTGCTGTTCATCGGCCATCCCATTCGCTGGGCGGACTGGGGCAACCTCGAACACTCGGTGCGCACGGGTCGCACGGCGTTCTCCGAGCTGCACGGCCGACCGTTCTTCGACTACCTCGAGACCGACCCTGAGTTCGCAGCCGTGTTCAACCGGGCGATGACGGCGAGCAGCGGTCTGGCCGACGAGGTCGCGCTGGGCGCCTACGACTTCACCGGCTTCAGGCTGGTGGTCGACGTCGGCGGTGGCCACGGCTCGGTGCTCAGCACGATCCTGCGCAGCGCACCGCAGGCCCGCGGCATCCTCTACGACCTGCCCGCCGTGGTCGCCGACGCGGGGCCGACGTTCGATGCGGCGGGTGTCGCCGACCGTGCCTCGGCCACGGGCGGATCGTTCATGGATTCGGTGCCCGACGGCGGCGACGCGTATGTGATGAAGAACATCATCCACGACTGGTCCGACGAGGATGCGGTGCGCATCCTGCGCAACATCCGCACCGCCATCGCACCCGGCGGCACGCTCGTCCTGCTCGAAATGGTCTTGCCCGAACGCGCCAACGGGTTCATCGGGCTCATGCTCGACCTCGAGATGCTCGTCACCGCCGGCGGCCGCGAGCGCACCCGCGCCGAGTATGCCAACCTGTTGTCGCGCACCGGTTTTCGCATCACCCGGGTGATCGACACCGTGACTCCCCTCTCGATCGTCGAGGCCGAGCCGATCTGA
- a CDS encoding RNA polymerase sigma factor — MAATKASPATDEPVKRTATKTPAKKAPAAKTPGANGTAPAKRAAKGTAAKARAPKKDGPATRGRAKKSTAPEAGATDALGDDELDGTDTLEAEPDIDVDDADLDLDDLDTDDSDDDSDEDSGADDSEADDDAEDDTAAPAAVKGGAVPAAPATDDEEIAEPSEKDKASGDFVWDEEESEALRQARKDAELTASADSVRAYLKQIGKVALLNAEEEVELAKRIEAGLFATQKLAELAEKGEKLPVQQRRDMQWICRDGDRAKNHLLEANLRLVVSLAKRYTGRGMAFLDLIQEGNLGLIRAVEKFDYTKGYKFSTYATWWIRQAITRAMADQARTIRIPVHMVEVINKLGRIQRELLQDLGREPTPEELAKEMDITPEKVLEIQQYAREPISLDQTIGDEGDSQLGDFIEDSEAVVAVDAVSFTLLQDQLQSVLETLSEREAGVVRLRFGLTDGQPRTLDEIGQVYGVTRERIRQIESKTMSKLRHPSRSQVLRDYLD, encoded by the coding sequence GTGGCAGCGACAAAGGCAAGCCCGGCAACCGATGAGCCGGTGAAGCGCACCGCTACCAAGACCCCCGCGAAGAAAGCTCCCGCGGCGAAGACCCCCGGAGCCAACGGGACTGCGCCTGCCAAACGGGCGGCCAAGGGCACGGCCGCGAAGGCCCGCGCCCCCAAGAAGGACGGCCCCGCCACCCGCGGCCGCGCCAAGAAGTCGACCGCACCGGAGGCCGGCGCCACCGACGCCCTCGGCGACGACGAACTCGACGGCACCGACACCCTCGAGGCCGAACCCGACATCGATGTCGACGACGCCGATCTGGACCTCGACGATCTCGACACCGACGACTCGGACGACGACTCCGACGAGGACTCCGGGGCCGACGACTCCGAGGCCGACGACGACGCGGAGGACGACACCGCCGCTCCCGCCGCCGTGAAGGGCGGTGCGGTGCCCGCGGCCCCGGCCACCGACGACGAGGAGATCGCCGAGCCGTCCGAGAAGGACAAGGCCTCCGGCGACTTCGTCTGGGACGAGGAGGAGTCCGAGGCGCTGCGGCAGGCCCGCAAGGACGCCGAACTCACCGCGTCGGCCGACTCGGTGCGCGCCTACCTCAAGCAGATCGGCAAGGTCGCGCTGCTCAACGCCGAGGAAGAGGTCGAACTCGCCAAGCGCATCGAGGCGGGGCTGTTCGCCACTCAGAAGCTGGCCGAGCTCGCCGAGAAGGGCGAGAAGCTGCCCGTGCAGCAGCGCCGCGACATGCAGTGGATCTGCCGCGACGGCGACCGCGCCAAGAACCACCTGCTCGAGGCGAACCTGCGCCTGGTCGTGTCGCTGGCCAAGCGTTACACCGGCCGCGGCATGGCGTTCCTGGACCTCATCCAGGAGGGCAACCTCGGCCTGATCCGCGCGGTCGAGAAGTTCGACTACACCAAGGGTTACAAGTTCTCGACCTACGCCACGTGGTGGATCCGCCAGGCCATCACCCGCGCCATGGCCGATCAGGCCCGCACCATCCGCATCCCGGTGCACATGGTCGAGGTCATCAACAAGCTGGGCCGCATCCAGCGCGAGCTGCTGCAGGATCTGGGCCGCGAGCCCACTCCTGAGGAGCTGGCCAAGGAGATGGACATCACGCCGGAGAAGGTGCTGGAGATCCAGCAGTACGCGCGTGAGCCGATCTCGCTGGACCAGACGATCGGCGACGAGGGCGACAGCCAGCTCGGCGACTTCATCGAGGACTCCGAGGCGGTCGTGGCCGTCGACGCGGTCAGCTTCACGCTGCTGCAGGATCAGCTGCAGTCGGTCCTCGAGACGCTGTCCGAGCGCGAAGCCGGTGTCGTCCGGCTGCGCTTCGGCCTCACCGACGGCCAGCCGCGCACACTCGACGAGATCGGCCAGGTCTACGGCGTGACCCGCGAACGGATCCGCCAGATCGAGTCGAAGACGATGAGCAAGCTGCGCCATCCCAGCCGCTCGCAGGTGTTGCGCGACTACCTCGACTGA
- the ppgK gene encoding polyphosphate--glucose phosphotransferase, translated as MTATDPPARRGFGIDVGGSGVKGGIVDLNTGALIGDRFKLPTPQPATPDAVAKTIAAVVREFGWTERLGVTYPGVVTSGVVHTAANVDKSWLGVNAQEVYSAALDGQPVTVLNDADAAGLAEERFGAGKDNSGVIVLLTFGTGIGSAVIHNGILLPNTEFGHLEVGGKEAEHRAASSVKERKGWSYERWTEEVTRVLVAIENAIWPDLFIAGGGISRKADKWVPLLKNRTPVVAAALQNTAGIVGAAMAAAEDVTATHR; from the coding sequence ATGACCGCCACCGACCCGCCCGCCCGCCGTGGATTCGGCATCGACGTCGGCGGCAGCGGCGTCAAGGGCGGCATCGTCGATCTGAACACCGGGGCGCTGATCGGCGATCGGTTCAAACTGCCCACCCCGCAGCCCGCCACGCCCGACGCCGTGGCCAAGACGATCGCCGCGGTGGTGCGGGAGTTCGGCTGGACCGAGCGACTCGGCGTCACCTACCCCGGTGTCGTCACCTCCGGCGTGGTGCACACCGCCGCCAACGTCGACAAGTCGTGGTTGGGCGTCAACGCCCAGGAGGTGTACAGCGCCGCCCTCGACGGACAGCCGGTCACCGTGCTCAACGACGCGGACGCGGCCGGACTGGCCGAGGAGCGGTTCGGCGCGGGCAAGGACAACTCCGGCGTCATCGTCCTGCTCACCTTCGGCACCGGGATCGGCTCGGCCGTCATCCACAACGGCATCCTGCTGCCCAACACCGAGTTCGGTCACCTGGAGGTCGGCGGCAAGGAGGCCGAACACCGGGCGGCATCGTCGGTCAAGGAGCGCAAGGGCTGGAGCTACGAACGCTGGACCGAGGAGGTCACCCGGGTGCTCGTGGCGATCGAGAACGCCATCTGGCCGGACCTGTTCATCGCCGGCGGCGGCATCAGCCGCAAGGCCGACAAGTGGGTGCCGTTGCTGAAGAACCGCACGCCGGTGGTGGCCGCCGCGCTGCAGAACACCGCGGGCATCGTGGGCGCGGCGATGGCCGCCGCCGAGGACGTCACGGCTACCCACCGGTAA
- a CDS encoding inositol monophosphatase family protein produces MDSDPVVLREVAEELAAEAAAFVRRRRREVFGGSGDDGAGAVTTKSTPTDPVTVVDTETERLLRDRLAERRPGEQILGEEEGGGADAAAGQLTWVLDPIDGTVNFVYGIEAYAVSVAVQRDGESVAGAVADVAADAVYSAAKGHGARVRRHGEVRTLRCNAPDRLAMALLGTGFAYAPERRRRQAEVLVELMDRVRDVRRIGSCALDLCMVAAGQLDAYFEDGVNVWDWAAGALVAAEAGATVSLPPTAGAVGGAGLVVAAPPGIAGELDDALRRAGVR; encoded by the coding sequence ATGGACAGCGATCCGGTGGTGTTGCGTGAGGTGGCCGAAGAGTTGGCCGCGGAGGCAGCGGCTTTCGTCCGTCGGCGGCGGCGCGAGGTGTTCGGCGGTTCGGGTGACGACGGTGCGGGTGCGGTGACCACGAAGAGCACGCCGACCGACCCGGTGACCGTGGTGGACACCGAAACCGAACGGCTGCTGCGGGACCGGCTCGCCGAACGCAGGCCCGGCGAGCAGATCCTCGGTGAGGAGGAGGGCGGCGGCGCCGACGCGGCGGCGGGTCAGCTGACGTGGGTGCTCGACCCGATCGACGGCACGGTGAACTTCGTCTACGGGATCGAGGCGTACGCCGTGTCGGTGGCCGTGCAGCGCGACGGTGAATCGGTGGCCGGTGCGGTCGCCGATGTGGCCGCCGACGCCGTCTACTCCGCCGCGAAGGGCCACGGTGCCCGGGTGCGCAGGCACGGCGAGGTCCGCACGTTGCGCTGCAATGCCCCCGATCGGCTGGCGATGGCGCTGCTGGGCACCGGGTTCGCCTATGCGCCGGAACGGCGGCGCCGCCAGGCCGAGGTCCTCGTCGAGCTGATGGACCGGGTGCGCGACGTCCGGCGGATCGGGTCGTGCGCGCTGGATCTGTGCATGGTCGCCGCGGGCCAGCTCGATGCCTATTTCGAGGACGGCGTCAACGTGTGGGATTGGGCGGCAGGGGCGTTGGTGGCCGCCGAAGCCGGGGCGACGGTGTCGCTACCGCCCACCGCGGGCGCGGTCGGCGGGGCCGGACTCGTGGTGGCCGCCCCGCCGGGCATCGCCGGTGAACTCGACGATGCGCTGCGGCGCGCCGGGGTGCGCTGA
- the cei gene encoding envelope integrity protein Cei: MVSSITEGTAFDRHGRPFRRRNYLPGLLAIGALAVVSVVVWVIALNQPTDVREAAVCNPPPPAPATEPPPPALGKQVARTDMIDVSPAKLADTTIRVLNASGQGGQAGEIAGELRDLGFAQPEAANDPIYVTARLQCQGQIRFGPSGRAAAAAVWLVAPCTELFEDQRPDATVDLAIGTEFSELAASDDIDAVLASLRPDATAPADPELLKRIHTGTC, encoded by the coding sequence GTGGTCTCGAGCATCACCGAAGGCACCGCGTTCGACAGACACGGCCGCCCCTTCCGCCGGCGCAACTACCTGCCCGGCCTCCTCGCCATCGGCGCACTGGCCGTCGTCTCCGTCGTGGTGTGGGTGATCGCGCTCAACCAGCCGACCGACGTGCGCGAGGCTGCCGTCTGCAACCCCCCGCCGCCAGCGCCCGCCACCGAACCACCGCCCCCGGCGCTCGGTAAGCAGGTGGCGCGCACCGACATGATCGACGTGTCCCCGGCCAAACTGGCCGACACGACGATCCGGGTGCTCAACGCGAGCGGCCAGGGCGGTCAGGCCGGCGAGATCGCCGGCGAACTGCGCGACCTCGGCTTCGCCCAGCCCGAGGCGGCCAACGACCCGATCTACGTCACGGCCCGACTGCAGTGTCAGGGCCAGATCCGGTTCGGGCCGTCCGGGCGCGCCGCCGCCGCCGCGGTCTGGCTGGTGGCGCCGTGCACCGAGCTGTTCGAGGACCAGCGGCCCGACGCCACCGTCGACCTGGCGATCGGCACGGAATTCTCCGAACTGGCCGCCAGTGACGACATCGACGCGGTGCTGGCCAGCCTGCGCCCCGACGCCACCGCACCGGCCGATCCCGAACTGCTCAAGCGGATCCACACCGGCACCTGCTGA
- a CDS encoding DUF4193 domain-containing protein codes for MATDYDAPRRTETDDVSEDSLEELKARRNEAQSAVVDVDESETAENFELPGADLSGEELSVRVIPKQADEFTCSSCFLVHHRSRLASEKNGMMICSDCAA; via the coding sequence ATGGCTACCGATTACGACGCCCCACGGCGTACGGAGACCGACGATGTCTCCGAGGACTCGCTCGAGGAACTCAAGGCGCGCCGCAACGAAGCGCAGTCTGCGGTCGTCGACGTCGACGAATCCGAGACGGCCGAGAACTTCGAGCTGCCGGGTGCGGACCTGTCCGGAGAGGAGCTCTCCGTCCGGGTGATCCCCAAGCAGGCCGACGAATTCACCTGCTCCAGCTGCTTCCTGGTGCATCACCGCAGCCGTCTCGCCAGCGAGAAGAACGGCATGATGATCTGCTCGGACTGCGCCGCCTGA